The Desulfitobacterium chlororespirans DSM 11544 genome contains a region encoding:
- a CDS encoding ABC transporter ATP-binding protein, which produces MRLELRNGNFGYTQERLLLRDISFALEQGRIMTILGQNGIGKTTLLKCLIGLLKWQKGQTLVDGKPLHSLKECEAIGYVPQAHRSVFAFTVAEMTAMGRARHVPLFGTPSQWDRQRVEKALQIVGIEGLKDRLCTQLSGGQLQLVYIARALVNEPQLLIMDEPESHLDYKNQQLILNLVRKLRDEKGISCIINTHYPDHALRISDDTLMLGQDRYLFGPSEEIITEATMKEFFEVNVKILSVPGLQKKSKAFAVVD; this is translated from the coding sequence ATGCGGCTGGAACTCAGAAATGGAAACTTTGGCTATACCCAGGAGCGTCTCCTGCTCAGGGACATCTCCTTTGCCTTGGAGCAAGGCAGGATCATGACAATTCTTGGGCAAAACGGCATCGGCAAGACGACCTTGCTCAAATGCCTGATCGGGCTGCTTAAGTGGCAAAAAGGGCAAACCCTTGTGGATGGAAAGCCTTTGCACTCTCTGAAGGAGTGTGAGGCTATCGGGTATGTGCCCCAGGCTCACCGGAGTGTGTTTGCCTTTACGGTTGCCGAAATGACCGCTATGGGCAGAGCCAGGCATGTGCCTCTTTTCGGAACGCCTTCCCAATGGGACCGGCAAAGAGTGGAAAAAGCTTTGCAAATCGTGGGGATTGAAGGGCTCAAAGATCGGTTGTGCACCCAGCTCAGCGGCGGACAGCTTCAGCTGGTGTATATCGCCAGAGCCTTGGTCAATGAACCTCAATTGCTGATTATGGATGAGCCGGAATCCCATCTGGATTACAAGAATCAGCAGCTTATTTTAAACTTGGTCAGGAAACTGAGGGATGAGAAAGGGATTTCCTGTATTATCAATACCCACTATCCTGACCATGCCTTAAGAATATCCGATGACACCCTGATGCTGGGGCAGGACCGGTATCTTTTCGGTCCCAGCGAGGAGATTATTACCGAGGCGACCATGAAGGAATTCTTCGAGGTAAATGTAAAAATCTTATCCGTTCCGGGA
- a CDS encoding FecCD family ABC transporter permease, which yields MLRKADHYKYLWMALLLVLLSFIFLSLFLGRYFVEPGEVGRILWANLAGQGENSVENTVVWDIRIPRVLLAVLVGAGLSAAGASFQGCFHNPLVSPDVLGVSAGAGFGAALGILLTSGVTGMAAVLSFAFGMFSVILSWLLSRIKRESTILSLVLSGIIVSAVFNALISLIKFVADTNSELPAITYWLMGSFANTTFGELKMVCLPIMVGTGILLALRWHINVLTLGDEEAETLGINPARIRVLIITAATVITASAVMVTGVIGWVGLIIPNLCRMLVGADYKYLLPTSCLSGAVFMILVDFIARVITPAEIPIGILTAIIGAPFFVLIYKRTEGT from the coding sequence ATGTTGAGAAAAGCTGATCATTATAAATACTTATGGATGGCCTTGCTGCTGGTTCTCCTGTCCTTTATCTTTCTCTCCCTCTTTTTGGGCAGATATTTTGTTGAGCCCGGAGAAGTAGGGCGGATCCTATGGGCCAATCTGGCAGGGCAGGGGGAAAATAGTGTGGAAAATACCGTAGTCTGGGATATCCGCATCCCCCGGGTGCTCTTGGCCGTATTGGTGGGAGCGGGGCTCTCGGCAGCGGGAGCCTCCTTTCAGGGTTGTTTTCATAATCCACTGGTCAGCCCCGATGTTTTGGGGGTAAGTGCCGGAGCCGGATTCGGTGCAGCTCTGGGAATTCTTCTGACCTCCGGTGTTACCGGAATGGCGGCAGTTCTGTCCTTTGCTTTCGGGATGTTCAGCGTGATTTTAAGCTGGCTGTTGTCACGGATCAAACGGGAATCCACGATTCTGTCTTTGGTTTTGTCCGGGATTATCGTTTCGGCGGTCTTCAATGCCCTGATCTCCCTGATCAAATTTGTGGCGGATACGAATTCGGAGCTTCCGGCCATTACCTACTGGCTCATGGGCAGCTTTGCCAATACCACCTTCGGGGAACTGAAAATGGTATGCCTGCCGATTATGGTGGGGACGGGAATTCTCTTAGCCCTCAGATGGCATATTAATGTCCTGACTCTGGGGGATGAAGAGGCGGAAACCCTGGGGATCAATCCCGCCAGGATCAGGGTGCTGATCATTACCGCCGCCACGGTGATTACTGCTTCTGCGGTGATGGTTACAGGGGTCATTGGCTGGGTAGGTCTGATCATACCCAATTTATGCCGGATGCTGGTCGGCGCCGATTACAAATACCTTTTGCCCACGTCCTGCCTTTCAGGAGCTGTGTTTATGATCCTGGTGGATTTTATCGCCCGGGTGATCACTCCGGCGGAGATACCCATCGGTATTCTTACGGCGATTATAGGGGCTCCATTTTTTGTGCTGATTTACAAAAGAACGGAAGGGACCTGA
- a CDS encoding ABC transporter substrate-binding protein: MKKASLWLAVLLTAALLLGGCSQGANTDQPDKGADSQAHQEDGGERTIVDLAGNQVVLPPVEKIEHVVIVAPPLVSTYASVVKDTSKLVGATQVALAEANPLILDKLIPNWQRITTTFLTGYASNTEELLKLNPDLILVYGGAQKEGLENVKIPVVDFYIDDQVNETWSVEIDRLMREIFGLSGENSLQKEWDKANEQVAGILAQVKDAPKQKGLMIMSNTGDKITVRGAGTYGDDWLLKSGLENVAGELKGESIEVTMEQIYTWNPDIVYVFRGLPAAQYLGDAIKGQDWSQVQAFKTGRIHDTPRGVMNWGAPCADSPLMIQWLAGKNFPDKFSEAEYKGIIKDYYSRCYGISLTDEQVESILNPNQGMAGK; encoded by the coding sequence ATGAAAAAAGCAAGTCTGTGGTTGGCGGTACTTTTGACGGCGGCTCTGCTCCTGGGCGGCTGCAGCCAAGGGGCGAATACGGATCAGCCCGACAAGGGAGCGGATTCTCAAGCCCATCAGGAGGACGGCGGGGAGCGCACTATTGTCGATCTGGCGGGAAATCAGGTGGTCCTGCCCCCTGTGGAGAAGATCGAACATGTGGTCATTGTGGCTCCCCCGTTGGTGTCCACTTATGCCAGTGTAGTGAAAGATACAAGCAAACTGGTGGGGGCGACCCAGGTGGCCCTGGCCGAGGCTAATCCCCTCATTCTTGACAAGCTGATACCCAACTGGCAAAGGATTACTACGACATTTTTGACGGGATACGCTTCCAATACCGAGGAACTCTTAAAGCTGAACCCCGATCTTATTTTGGTCTATGGCGGCGCCCAGAAAGAAGGACTGGAAAATGTCAAGATTCCTGTGGTCGATTTTTACATTGATGATCAGGTGAATGAGACTTGGTCAGTGGAGATCGATCGCTTGATGCGGGAGATTTTCGGGCTGAGTGGGGAGAATTCCTTGCAGAAGGAATGGGATAAAGCCAATGAGCAGGTTGCCGGTATCCTGGCCCAGGTCAAGGATGCGCCCAAACAGAAAGGGCTTATGATCATGAGCAATACCGGAGATAAGATCACGGTTCGGGGAGCAGGTACTTATGGGGACGATTGGCTCTTGAAGAGCGGGCTGGAAAATGTGGCGGGAGAACTGAAGGGCGAGAGTATTGAGGTAACCATGGAGCAGATCTATACATGGAATCCGGATATTGTGTATGTATTCAGAGGACTGCCGGCTGCCCAGTACCTTGGTGATGCCATTAAAGGACAGGATTGGTCCCAGGTTCAGGCTTTTAAAACCGGAAGGATTCACGACACCCCCAGAGGGGTAATGAACTGGGGAGCCCCTTGTGCCGATTCCCCTCTGATGATTCAGTGGCTGGCCGGCAAGAACTTTCCGGACAAGTTCAGCGAAGCTGAATACAAAGGGATTATCAAGGATTATTACAGCCGCTGCTATGGAATCAGTCTGACGGATGAGCAGGTGGAGTCTATCCTGAACCCCAATCAGGGAATGGCCGGAAAATAA
- a CDS encoding DMT family transporter encodes MKNGYVLIILAALGFAALPIFIKYGYNVGLTTEVMLFLRFLIASILLSFIMLVSGRKGFKLNKSSLPKLVLHGLVFFGSSYCYVLAIKHMSATVTNILLYTYPLMVVVMATMIFKEKISLVKTITLLISFLGCLMVIDIINTSTHQISMLGVLHGIGSAVFYAVYNINGQYLSKTLEPVTISTYTSVVCLLATMVVYPPVNLFAGHSFQAMWIVGLGTAIFSTIIPLFCYQKGVSLLGASQASILSNIEPVIATVLAFLILGEKLSTLQLSGAFLIILGGLLLKLDKGKQPSTLNS; translated from the coding sequence ATGAAAAATGGTTATGTGTTAATTATCTTAGCAGCTTTAGGCTTTGCGGCCTTACCCATATTCATAAAATATGGGTATAATGTAGGTTTAACTACAGAAGTAATGTTGTTTTTGCGGTTTTTAATCGCCAGCATCCTACTGAGTTTTATAATGCTCGTAAGCGGAAGAAAAGGATTTAAGTTAAATAAGTCTTCCCTGCCTAAATTAGTTCTGCATGGCTTGGTGTTTTTTGGGAGCTCTTATTGTTATGTGCTGGCTATAAAGCATATGTCTGCCACAGTTACAAATATATTGCTTTATACATACCCACTAATGGTTGTGGTTATGGCAACCATGATTTTTAAAGAAAAAATATCGTTGGTTAAGACGATAACCCTACTTATTTCGTTTTTAGGCTGCTTAATGGTTATCGATATTATAAATACATCAACACATCAAATCAGTATGTTAGGTGTTTTACATGGTATAGGATCAGCGGTATTCTATGCAGTATATAATATAAACGGGCAGTATCTTTCTAAAACTCTGGAACCAGTGACGATTTCAACCTATACATCGGTTGTTTGCTTATTGGCTACTATGGTCGTTTATCCGCCGGTTAATCTATTCGCGGGTCATTCATTTCAGGCTATGTGGATAGTTGGTTTGGGAACAGCCATCTTCAGTACGATCATACCTCTTTTTTGCTATCAAAAAGGGGTATCCCTATTAGGAGCAAGCCAGGCTTCAATTTTAAGCAACATCGAACCCGTCATAGCAACAGTATTGGCTTTTTTAATTTTAGGGGAAAAACTATCAACCCTGCAACTATCCGGTGCATTTCTTATTATTTTGGGAGGATTGCTGCTTAAATTAGATAAGGGTAAACAACCAAGCACTCTGAACAGCTAA
- the rpsI gene encoding 30S ribosomal protein S9 has translation MAAQLQYQGTGRRKNAVARVRLIPGEGKVTINKRELAEYFGKKTLEMIVQQPFGVTDTAGKYDVVALAHGGGTTGQAGALRLGIARALLKADPSLRPALKRAGFLTRDPRMKERRKYGLKKARKAPQFSKR, from the coding sequence ATGGCTGCACAATTACAATACCAAGGTACCGGACGCCGTAAAAACGCGGTGGCTCGTGTACGTTTAATTCCTGGAGAAGGAAAAGTTACAATCAACAAGAGAGAGCTTGCTGAGTACTTCGGCAAGAAAACTCTGGAAATGATCGTTCAACAACCGTTCGGGGTAACCGATACTGCTGGCAAATATGATGTAGTTGCTCTCGCTCATGGCGGCGGTACTACAGGACAGGCCGGAGCTCTCCGCCTCGGAATTGCCCGTGCACTTCTGAAAGCAGATCCCAGCTTGCGTCCAGCTCTCAAGCGTGCAGGGTTCCTCACCCGTGACCCACGTATGAAAGAGCGTCGTAAATACGGCTTGAAGAAAGCCCGTAAAGCTCCCCAATTCTCCAAACGTTAA
- the rplM gene encoding 50S ribosomal protein L13, translated as MSTFFAKANAVERKWYVIDAAGLPLGRLATEAARILRGKHKPTFTPNVDTGDHVIIINAEKVVLTGNKLDQKMYRRHSGYPGGLKETPYRKLMQNMPERAVEHAVKGMLPHNKLGAQMYTKLKVYRDENHPHQAQQPEVWTIQ; from the coding sequence ATGTCCACGTTCTTTGCGAAAGCGAATGCGGTGGAGCGTAAATGGTATGTCATTGACGCTGCAGGCCTTCCTTTGGGTCGTTTAGCTACTGAAGCTGCTCGCATCCTTAGAGGTAAACATAAACCAACTTTTACTCCTAATGTTGACACTGGAGATCATGTGATCATCATTAATGCAGAAAAAGTTGTTTTAACCGGTAATAAATTGGATCAAAAAATGTATCGCCGTCACTCCGGCTATCCTGGTGGTTTGAAAGAAACCCCTTACAGAAAGCTGATGCAAAACATGCCTGAAAGAGCTGTTGAGCATGCCGTAAAAGGAATGCTTCCTCATAACAAGCTGGGTGCTCAGATGTATACGAAGCTGAAAGTATATCGTGACGAAAATCATCCGCATCAAGCGCAACAACCCGAAGTTTGGACCATTCAATAA
- a CDS encoding nucleotidyltransferase domain-containing protein has translation MCPYDDEIENIKNQIISKYIPKEIILFGSCAKGLVKRGSDIDICVIMETQDKRQTLRDMLVNIEYNVDLGIVIYTPSEWLRYKDDKANLANIIKRTGVSLIGGFG, from the coding sequence GTGTGTCCTTACGATGATGAGATCGAGAACATCAAGAACCAAATTATTAGTAAATACATCCCTAAAGAGATTATACTTTTCGGTTCATGTGCGAAGGGTCTGGTTAAGCGTGGCAGCGATATAGATATATGTGTAATCATGGAGACCCAGGATAAAAGGCAAACGTTAAGAGATATGCTTGTTAATATTGAATATAACGTGGATTTGGGCATAGTCATATACACACCTTCCGAGTGGTTAAGATATAAGGACGACAAAGCAAACCTTGCCAATATTATTAAGAGAACAGGAGTGAGTTTAATTGGTGGATTCGGTTAA
- a CDS encoding trigger factor, producing MHKLIRLGPYKGLALPSPVLFTEDDLELGVSEAVKKMANQWARVHWPAAYGDEVVINLRAQSDKLFVPELSKAHYTFTLGDPSIYKEFNQLIGLKAGDDLQLVLELPSGFPVERMRGKIVTFYITLLEVIRKRPLELTDEIACQIDPKAGDLEQLKSKLREAVSENWQRSITEAREKAILNTISSTSVYELDQQELKAVSDRIFDEKQKQLFTSDNPQMLEALLSGDNRSLSRESQLLAEELLVAQLILKEIARIEKIQVESWEFQEAWEELLKLAGNEQSLRLIFPTDDALQQHLLQEKVLDCLWEWNNETGLPDTAF from the coding sequence ATGCATAAACTGATCAGGTTGGGACCATATAAAGGGCTGGCTCTTCCCTCCCCTGTACTCTTTACGGAAGATGATCTGGAGCTGGGGGTCAGCGAAGCGGTGAAAAAAATGGCTAACCAATGGGCGAGAGTTCATTGGCCCGCCGCTTACGGAGATGAAGTCGTCATCAACCTGCGTGCCCAATCCGATAAGCTGTTCGTTCCTGAGCTATCCAAAGCCCATTATACTTTCACCCTGGGGGATCCTTCCATCTACAAAGAATTCAATCAACTGATCGGTCTCAAGGCTGGTGATGATCTGCAGCTGGTGCTTGAACTTCCCTCCGGTTTTCCTGTGGAACGGATGCGCGGCAAAATCGTCACGTTTTATATCACCCTACTGGAAGTTATTCGTAAGCGCCCGCTGGAGCTTACCGATGAAATCGCCTGTCAGATCGATCCCAAAGCCGGTGATTTGGAGCAGCTAAAAAGCAAATTGAGAGAAGCCGTCTCTGAAAACTGGCAGCGGTCTATTACTGAAGCAAGAGAGAAGGCTATTCTGAATACTATTTCCTCCACATCTGTCTATGAATTGGATCAGCAGGAGCTTAAGGCTGTCTCTGACCGGATTTTTGACGAAAAGCAAAAACAACTCTTCACTTCAGACAATCCACAGATGCTGGAAGCATTGCTCTCGGGAGATAACCGCTCCCTGAGCCGGGAAAGCCAGCTCCTTGCGGAAGAACTCCTCGTGGCACAGCTTATTCTTAAGGAAATTGCCCGAATCGAAAAAATTCAGGTTGAATCCTGGGAATTCCAAGAAGCCTGGGAAGAGCTTCTGAAACTCGCCGGAAACGAACAGAGCCTTCGCCTGATCTTTCCCACAGATGACGCCCTTCAACAGCATTTATTGCAGGAAAAAGTGCTGGACTGTCTCTGGGAGTGGAACAATGAAACGGGCTTGCCTGACACCGCATTTTGA
- a CDS encoding Hsp60 family chaperonin gives MERVSLCGAEARQALIEGINGVADCVRITLGPKGRNVALGPLAGRPKITNDGASIAGIISVPNRFHDLGCQIIREVAEKTNDLAGDGTTTAVVLAQAMIKEGMKQIAAGVNPTGLIQGLEQGVETVIEAVQEQAVKITELEQVAQVAAISSGDPVLGKLLAEAVGKIGFQGIITIEEGKGLQPSLEIKQGISFNKGCFTPKIVKSWERKSEVLTDAFVLIVDGRFSTADEIFAVLQLTMKYQRPLLLIAEDIGVDLLALLLTNKQKGTMNAVAVQSPGSGERRKEYLQDIAVLTGGTVIGEENGILLEEVAEEHLGQAKKILANNNSTTIIGGTGDPRQISLRCSQVRQEYEGRLPGWRKDKLAERLGWLQGGVAVVYTGAPTRLELQEQKDRLEDAVNSVRVAISEGIVPGGGTALLEARRSLTGLECKEKAANTGLRILYKALEAPLRQIAVNAGSDPDAVLEMLEELPQGYGHNAAENRFVHMLESGISDPAQVTCTALRSAVSIAALVIGTGGLVIRGQNSRAAENQSS, from the coding sequence ATGGAAAGGGTTTCTTTATGCGGAGCGGAAGCCAGGCAGGCGCTTATTGAAGGAATAAACGGTGTTGCCGACTGTGTCAGAATCACTTTGGGGCCTAAGGGCAGGAATGTGGCTCTGGGACCGCTGGCCGGACGGCCGAAAATCACTAATGACGGAGCCAGCATCGCGGGAATTATCTCCGTTCCGAACCGGTTTCATGATCTCGGCTGTCAGATTATCCGGGAAGTTGCTGAGAAGACCAACGATTTGGCCGGAGACGGGACGACGACGGCTGTTGTCTTAGCTCAGGCCATGATTAAGGAAGGAATGAAGCAGATCGCCGCCGGTGTCAATCCAACCGGCTTGATTCAGGGTCTGGAGCAAGGTGTCGAAACGGTGATTGAGGCTGTGCAGGAGCAGGCTGTCAAAATCACAGAACTTGAGCAGGTCGCCCAGGTGGCCGCCATTTCCTCCGGCGATCCGGTCCTTGGGAAGCTGCTGGCCGAGGCGGTCGGTAAGATTGGTTTTCAGGGCATCATCACCATTGAGGAAGGAAAAGGACTGCAGCCCAGCCTGGAAATAAAACAGGGCATTTCCTTTAATAAAGGCTGTTTCACCCCGAAAATCGTCAAATCCTGGGAGCGGAAATCGGAAGTCCTGACCGATGCCTTTGTCCTGATTGTGGATGGAAGGTTCAGCACCGCCGATGAGATTTTTGCCGTTTTGCAGCTGACTATGAAATACCAGAGGCCCCTGCTGCTCATTGCTGAGGATATTGGAGTGGATTTGCTGGCCTTGCTGCTGACCAATAAGCAAAAAGGAACCATGAACGCTGTCGCCGTTCAGTCGCCGGGCTCCGGAGAACGCCGCAAGGAGTATCTCCAGGATATTGCAGTGCTGACCGGCGGCACGGTGATCGGTGAAGAAAACGGAATCCTTTTGGAAGAAGTGGCAGAAGAGCATTTGGGCCAGGCTAAAAAGATCCTGGCCAACAACAACAGCACCACGATCATTGGCGGAACGGGTGATCCGCGGCAAATCAGCCTGCGCTGCAGCCAGGTTCGTCAGGAATATGAAGGACGCCTGCCGGGCTGGCGCAAAGATAAGCTGGCGGAACGGCTGGGCTGGCTGCAGGGCGGGGTGGCCGTGGTTTACACCGGAGCGCCCACCCGGCTGGAACTCCAGGAGCAGAAAGACCGGCTGGAGGATGCCGTAAACTCCGTACGGGTGGCTATCAGCGAAGGGATTGTACCGGGGGGCGGAACCGCTTTGCTGGAGGCAAGACGGTCATTGACCGGGCTTGAGTGCAAGGAAAAAGCGGCCAACACAGGGCTGCGGATTCTTTATAAAGCTTTGGAAGCCCCGCTGCGCCAGATTGCCGTCAATGCGGGAAGCGACCCTGACGCTGTGTTGGAAATGCTGGAGGAATTGCCTCAAGGTTATGGCCATAATGCGGCTGAGAATCGGTTTGTCCATATGCTGGAAAGTGGGATCAGCGATCCGGCCCAAGTGACCTGTACTGCGTTGAGAAGCGCGGTCTCCATTGCTGCCCTGGTCATCGGCACGGGAGGCTTAGTTATCCGCGGCCAAAATAGCAGGGCGGCAGAAAATCAGAGTTCTTAA